The Flavobacterium sp. IMCC34852 genome contains the following window.
CTTTTTTGCCTAAAGTGGATTCTTTGTAAGGTGTAATTTGCTTTGACATGCTCGAATTTTCGACAAATATAAGCCAATATTTTAATTGCGATAAGGCTTATGATTTTCTTTAAGAATTGTGGAGCGAATTATTATTTTCGGATAAAGGTTTGAAACGTAAAATCAAATTCATGCCGTTCGTCTTTGGGATGGAATTCTTCAAAAACCAATTGCCATTGGTTCAAATCAATCTCCGGAAAATAAGTATCTGCGTCAAAGGAGTGATGCACACGAGTGATATCAACTTTATCCGCTATAGCGATGGATTGTTTGTAAATTTGGCCTCCGCCAATGACAAAAATGTCTTCCTCTTTGGGGCAAATATCAATGGCTTTCTCCAAGGAATCAACTACAATGCAACCTTCGGGCTGAAAATCTTTTTGGCGGGAAATAATTACATGAGTTCTATTGGGTAACGGCTTTGGAAAACTTTCAAAAGTTTTTCTACCCATAATAATGTAATGACCGGATGTCAGGGTTTTGAATCTTTTGAAATCATCGGGCAAATGCCAAAGCAGTTGGTTGTCTTTGCCCAATGCATTGTTTTCAGCCACAGCGGCTATAAGTGTTATCATTATTTTGTAGGTTTTGTATTTTCCAAGTCGTTTTTGAGTTGCTCAATTTTTTTGGTTTGTTTGAGCATCAACTTGTCTATTTGGGCTCTTTCCCAGTTTTTATTCATAAAACTGTCGGTGATAAGTACTTTAATAACATGAAAAATGAAAAGACTACACCAAACGGCTACGATCCAAATCCACCAATTGGTTTCGTCGTGATAATTCAACAAATGATTCGCCGTAAACAAAAAAACACTACCAATGCCCAGCACAATAAAGTGTTGAAACAAACGCTTTTTTTGGTTGATTCTGTTCCGGGCGTATTCGTATAATTCGTGTTGGTTACTCTCCATAAGACGAAATTTGTGCTTTAAAGATAAAATTTATTTTTAAAATGATAAAATCTCATTTTGGAATAATGTATTACGAAACCGATTTCTTAATGGCAGATGTAAAATTTTAGTCCTTTTAAATTGTAAATCTTCTTTTTATTTGGCTATGTTTTTAGCAATGTCATAAAAATAATTAAGCGTGTAAAAGATATAAAAAAATCACTTTACTTTGTCTCAGT
Protein-coding sequences here:
- a CDS encoding dihydrofolate reductase; translated protein: MITLIAAVAENNALGKDNQLLWHLPDDFKRFKTLTSGHYIIMGRKTFESFPKPLPNRTHVIISRQKDFQPEGCIVVDSLEKAIDICPKEEDIFVIGGGQIYKQSIAIADKVDITRVHHSFDADTYFPEIDLNQWQLVFEEFHPKDERHEFDFTFQTFIRK
- a CDS encoding 2TM domain-containing protein — its product is MESNQHELYEYARNRINQKKRLFQHFIVLGIGSVFLFTANHLLNYHDETNWWIWIVAVWCSLFIFHVIKVLITDSFMNKNWERAQIDKLMLKQTKKIEQLKNDLENTKPTK